One stretch of Chitinophaga pendula DNA includes these proteins:
- a CDS encoding lanthionine synthetase LanC family protein, protein MEQTPQQSIIQEVTRIAHHLIATATTDEQGIYWLTPAPDPGSQPAESFDLFNGSPGVILFLLTLYGYNHDKYYLEKALLAANRLLQQPQVKDPAYFTFYTGATSVLFLCLRLHQATNDHQYLEKARTLSAHYLESINTKVEQDDLLSGNAGNLLLFTHLYAYTADEYYLQPIRTLTDKLIDKARIADNGLKWDPIKHAYDSLTGFSHGVAGIAFALLQTARCFNSTGLLYLAEQALAYEMQYYDHDRNNWMDLRIGAQRLRNIHDQLGPQLASWQLQYFYPTMSDVNTWAHGAAGSGLSRLYAWEMTGNNSYLEQATAALQKGLSDITGSERGDFTLCSGYGGIAALMMETARIRRQPDWQYQTQHIALKAIAHFRQQQTYNSYINNSIADPGLFSGLSGVGYFLLSTIHPAGTASILHPIITTSLPHQQMEQYTIEAVKQRLFTRYFPNTIPLLLRQKHLDHAHINSTDNIHQLYRTIAAKITPTYEDKETVHRWETDKQTTTLWLQHKGWLSHRKRKEIHEQLITHLLTTNNDAFLQQILVTSANIRWFPNAAAAEFPYTLLYSHETGISSLQTGNFTIWILNHLQTPATPQDLFNKIPLPAATQKQHITSTLLSQLKELLQSGLITVYIPAS, encoded by the coding sequence ATGGAGCAAACACCACAACAATCGATCATACAGGAAGTAACAAGAATAGCCCATCACCTGATAGCTACCGCGACAACGGATGAACAGGGTATATACTGGCTGACACCAGCCCCTGATCCCGGCAGCCAGCCTGCAGAGAGCTTCGATCTGTTTAATGGCTCCCCCGGCGTCATCCTTTTCCTGCTAACCCTATATGGATACAACCACGATAAATACTATCTCGAAAAAGCATTACTCGCCGCCAACCGCTTACTACAACAACCACAGGTAAAAGATCCTGCTTATTTCACATTCTATACCGGCGCGACCTCCGTCCTGTTCCTCTGCCTGCGCCTGCACCAGGCTACCAATGACCACCAATACCTCGAAAAAGCCAGGACACTCTCCGCACACTATCTGGAAAGCATCAATACCAAAGTAGAACAGGATGACCTGCTGAGCGGAAATGCCGGCAACCTCCTCCTCTTTACCCACCTCTACGCCTATACTGCGGATGAATACTATCTGCAGCCCATCCGCACCCTCACAGACAAATTGATAGATAAAGCCCGCATCGCAGATAACGGCCTGAAGTGGGACCCTATCAAACATGCATACGACAGCCTCACCGGCTTCTCTCATGGCGTTGCAGGTATCGCCTTTGCGCTCCTGCAAACAGCCCGCTGCTTCAATAGTACAGGTCTGTTATACCTGGCCGAACAGGCACTTGCATATGAAATGCAGTACTATGATCATGATCGTAATAACTGGATGGACCTCCGTATAGGCGCCCAACGGCTCCGCAATATCCATGACCAGCTGGGTCCACAACTTGCAAGCTGGCAACTACAATACTTCTACCCCACCATGAGCGATGTCAATACCTGGGCACATGGCGCAGCAGGCAGTGGCCTCAGCAGACTCTACGCCTGGGAAATGACGGGCAATAACAGCTACCTCGAACAGGCCACCGCAGCACTGCAAAAAGGGCTCTCGGATATCACCGGCAGCGAACGTGGAGATTTCACCCTCTGCAGCGGATATGGCGGCATCGCCGCCCTCATGATGGAAACCGCCCGCATACGCCGCCAACCCGATTGGCAATACCAAACCCAACACATCGCCCTAAAAGCAATCGCCCATTTCCGCCAACAACAAACCTACAATAGCTACATCAACAACAGCATAGCAGACCCGGGCCTCTTCTCCGGCCTGTCGGGCGTAGGATATTTTCTCCTGAGCACCATCCACCCCGCCGGAACAGCATCCATACTACATCCCATCATTACTACATCCCTACCGCATCAACAAATGGAGCAATACACAATAGAAGCGGTCAAACAACGCCTCTTTACCAGATATTTCCCCAACACCATCCCACTGCTGTTACGCCAAAAACATCTCGATCACGCACATATCAACAGTACAGACAACATACACCAGCTATACCGGACAATAGCAGCTAAGATCACACCGACTTATGAAGACAAAGAAACCGTACATCGCTGGGAAACAGATAAGCAAACCACCACCCTATGGCTGCAACACAAAGGATGGCTCTCCCACCGGAAAAGAAAAGAAATACATGAACAGTTGATAACCCATCTCCTCACCACAAACAACGATGCCTTCCTGCAACAAATACTGGTAACCTCAGCCAATATCAGGTGGTTCCCTAACGCAGCCGCAGCAGAATTCCCCTACACACTACTCTATAGCCACGAGACAGGCATCAGCAGCCTGCAGACAGGCAACTTCACCATCTGGATACTCAACCACCTCCAAACCCCGGCTACCCCCCAAGACTTATTCAACAAAATCCCCTTACCTGCCGCTACACAAAAACAGCATATTACCTCTACCCTCCTCTCCCAACTGAAAGAATTATTGCAAAGCGGCCTCATAACTGTATATATACCCGCATCATGA
- a CDS encoding pinensin family lanthipeptide — protein MKENNADKIKLSLDDLKIESFVTSIDSEMSMRLAGGLAAQSHPTHTQQTDDEHHFCTTKVC, from the coding sequence ATGAAAGAGAACAATGCAGACAAAATCAAACTGAGCCTGGACGATTTGAAAATTGAAAGCTTTGTAACCAGCATCGACAGCGAAATGAGCATGCGTCTCGCTGGTGGTCTGGCTGCCCAGTCTCACCCTACTCACACTCAGCAGACAGATGACGAACACCATTTTTGCACTACAAAAGTTTGCTAA